The stretch of DNA ggggggggttggttggttttaggGGACGTCGTGGGGACCCAGGTGACgtcgtgggggggggggcggggggggggggtgacacctACCTTGGAGCCCCTTGGTGGCAAAGTGGACGTCGAGGGGGGTGGCACCAATAGGCCACGTCGTCGGCCTGGGGGTCGTCCACCTGCGTCTGCCCCGAGCCCAGCCCCGAGAGCAGCTTCCAGGCGCCCCCTGaaacgcgggggggggggggggggacaccacgACAcgttaaaaaaaaggggggggggggggacgggggacggtcaccccggtgtgtcccccccccagcactcacccgcctgcagcccccacttgCAGAAGAGGCGGCGCTGGGGGGAAGCCGCTGCCCCCCACGATCTGCCCGATGACGTGGAGCTCCGCCATCgtcctgcggggggggggacacacacacacacaacaatgGGGGACCcccccctctgcccacccccccccccccccaaggtggCCCAGTTCCTCAGCAGGGCCCCGGGACGCCCCtctagcccccccccccccccccccagcagcccctgtgtgccccacatcccccccctcccgccccgtattccccccccacctccactgccccccccccctccttgcgcccccacatcccccccgctgcccccccccatATGCCCCATAGCCCCCCCTTTGCGACCCCCGAgtccccccccacatccccccgctgcgccccccacatcccccccccccagagtccCCCCCCCCACATCGCCCCCGTATACCCCATattcccccccacatccccccgtTACGCCCCCTACAggccccatagcccccccccaCTGCGCCCCCACAgctcccccacatccccccgtTACGCCCCTACAggccccatagcccccccccgTTTGCGCCCCCCGTATCTCCCCCATTGTGCCCCGTTGGACCCCCATATCCCCCTATAGCACCCCCCATATCCCCCCATTGGACCCCCATATCCCCTAGATCTCCCTAGAGCACCCCCATATCCCCCCTACAgcaccccccctacccccccactGAACCCCCATATCCCCTATAGCACCCCCATATCCCCCTATAGCACCCCCATATCCCCCCATTGGACCCCCATATCCCCTACATCGCTCTATAGCACCCCCCATATCCCCCTACAGCACCCCTATACCCCCCCAATTGGACCCCCATATCCCTTAGATCTCCCTAGAGCACCCCCATATCCCCCCTATAGCACCCCCATATCCCCTACATCTCCCTATAGCACCCCCCTATCCCCCTATAGCACCCCCTCTACCCCCCCATTGGACCCCCATATCCCCTATAGCCCCCCATTACACCCCCTATACCCCCCCATTGGACCCCCCATATTCCCTATATGTCCCTATAGCACCCCTATATCCCCCCCATTGGACCCCCATATCCCCTATACCTCCCCACTGGACCCCCATATCCTCTACCCCCCCCCATatctccctgcagcacccctgtATCCCCCCATCGAACGCCCCCATCCCCTATATCCCCCCATTTCACCCCTATACGCCCCCATTGGACCCCCCTATCCCCCTataacccccccacaccccccccattacacccccccggccccccccggcttTCACACACCCCTCCCGGCGCTGCCCACCGCAGGCCGCGCCCCGCGCGCCCGAACGCACGCACCCACGCACTTCCGGCGTACGTTGCCGCGGCAAcgcgtcccgccccccccccatccccgccccgTCGTCGCCCCATTGGCCGCCTTTCCCCCCTGGTGGGCGGGGCGCCGCCATCTTAAAAGCATAACGGAgccgggcgccgccatcttgggcgTAACAGCGCGGGCGGAGCGCTgcgcgccgccatcttgggcgCGCGGGTGCGTACGGCGGCGCCGACGCCATCTTGGGCGTACCAGCGCGGGCGGTGCactgggcgccgccatcttgggtgTCCCCATTTTTTGGGGCCGGTGGGGGGGCGCGCGTCAGCTcttgtgttccccccccccgcccatttTGGGGACTCAAGAGAcggtgtgtgggggggtccccgTGTGGCGCTGGATGGACTCAGAGGCGCGAcaaagggggagggggggtcctTTACTCggcaggggggggacacacacacacagagggcgGGTTGGGGACAGCGGGGGGACGCTCCGGGTTGTCCCCCGGCATCAGGATTTGGAGTATTTCCGCCGGACGGAATCGCGGTAGAACTGGAAAATGGTGTCGGCGGCGCGCTGGGCCGCCGCCAGGCACTGCTGCATCTGGGgaaaagccgggggggggaaaaagggactgAGACCCTCCCCCAGGACACGGGGGGGGTGTCCCGCACCCCAAAAGCGTCCCCGACCCCCGCTCACCTCCTCCACGGAGCAGCTGCCCTTGGTGGTGGCCATCAGCACCTTCCTCTCGACGCTGGCGATGGCGAAGGTGAGGACGGCGCGGGCCTCCTGCGGGGATTGGGGGGGTCaggggtggtgggaggggggtcccaaggggtttgggggacacccccccccgaccccgcgcCCGGGGGTCCTCACCTGCTCCTGGCGGGGTGGTGGGGTCGAGGACGATGGCGCCGTCGGGGCGCAGGGCGCAGGTGACGCCgcagaagagggaggagaggggcagccccgcgtccagcagccccaggcaggcggcgttcaggcagcaggagagcagctggggggggggggcgggggggggtcaaGGGCAAACGAGGGGGTTTGTGGGGCCAGTGGGGGGCCCCCAGGGGcaagcttggggggggggggggtcccaacgTCAAAGGGCCAAggaaaagggggcagctggggagaagggagggaaaccCCAAGGGCAAAGTGGGGGGGTGTCAAGGGCAAACAGGGGTGTCTGGGGCCaaggggggggtccccaagggcaaacggggggggtgggagggggctggaGTCCAGGGGGTGTCCCCAATGGCAAGGGGCCAAGGAAAATGGGGGGTGTCAAGGGCAAAAGGGGGGAGCTGGGGcaaggagccgggggcgggggttAAGGGCAAGCTGGGGGGCCCAAGGGCCAGAGGGGGGGtctggggccgggggaggggggcccAAGCATAAGATGGGGGGGTGTCAAGGGCAAaaggggggagctgggggcaagGACGGGGGGGGTTAAGGGCAAGCTGGGGGGCCCCAAGGGTAAGATGGGGGGGtctggggccgggggagggggaccCAAGGAAAATGGGGGGGTGTCAAGGGCAAAAGGGGGGAGCTGGGGCAAGgagccgggggcagggggggggggttAAGGGCAAGCTGGGGGGGCCCAAGGGCCAGAGGGGGggtctggggctgggggaggggggcccAAGGGTAAGATGGGGGGGGTGTCAAGGGCAAAAGGGGGGAGCTGGGGCGAGGGGGGGAACCCCaagggcaagggggggggggtgttaaggGCAAgccaggggccggggggggggggggggggggtctgggggccgggggagggggaccGAAGGGCCAGGGGGCCAAGGAAAATGGGGGGGGGAGTTGAGGAATAAAGCGAGGGGGGGGGgcaagaaaaagggggggcttgAGGAAAGGTCTAGGacaaagggggggggggctgagggtgaGGGATCAGAGACACGGAAAGGGGGGTGCCGAGGACAAGGGGGGGGGGGCCTAAAAAAGACaacctcccccctcccagcccctgctgTGCAATGTGTGTCtgtcatttccccccccccccccccggtgtgtcccccccccggccaagGATACGGAGCCGGCGTCGCTCAGCACCTGCAGCACCAGGGTGACGGCGGTGCGGGGGGTGCAgcacccccagcagcacccccctCGCAGCTCCCCCGCAGCTGCTGCTCCCGGCTGCGCTCCAGCACCCCTGGGGCCGGAATCCGCCCGGGAAAACCATCGGAGAGGCAGGGAATCCGCCGGGGGAACCGGGAATCCACAGGGGAAGCCGGCGGAGAGGCAGGGAATCCGCCGGGGAATCCGCCGGAAAGTCAACGGAATCCACCAGGGAACGGGGAAGCCATCGGAGAAGCGGGGAATCCACCAGAAAGTCAAGGGAATCCACCAGCAAACCGGGAAGCCCCCAGGGGAGCCGCCAGGGAAGCCATCGGAGAGTCAGGGAATCCACCCAGGAAACCGGGAATCCACGGCGGAATCCACCGGGGGAATGGGGAATCCATTGGAGAACCACGGGATCCCACCAGGAAACCGGGAATCCGCCAGGGAAGCCATCGGAAAGTCGGAGAATCCACCCAGGAAAACAGGAATCCACAGTGGAATCCACCGGGGAATCCATCGGAGAGTCACGGAATCCACCAGGGAAGCAGGTATCCACCAGGGAATCCATCGGAGAGGCAGGGAATCCACCCGGGAACCGAGAATCCATTAGAAAACCAAGGAATCGACGAAGGAATCCATCAGGAAAACAAGAATCCACAGTGGAATCCACCAGGGAATCCATCGGAGAGGCAGGGAATCCACCCGGGAACCGAGAATCCATTAGAAAACCAAGGAATCGACGAAGGAATCCATCAGGAAAACAAGAATCCACAGTGGAATCCATCAGGAAACCCATGGAAAGGCCAAGGGATCCACCAGGAAAATGCGAATCCACCAGGGAAATCCATCAGAGAGTCACGGAATCCACCAAGGAACCAGGAATCCACCGGGAAATCCATTGGAGAACCAGGGAATTCCCCAGGGAACCCACAGCCGAATCCACCAGGGAATCCATCGGAGAGTCAGGGAATCCACCCGGGAACCCGCCAGGGAATCCATCGGGGAGCCGGGGAATCCATCGGAGAATAAACCGGGGAACCAGCCGGGAGAATCAGGGAATCCCAGACGCAGGCAACCGAGGAAATCCCCCAATCAACCGGCGAATCCGTCAGGAGAATCAGGCAGTCAGTCGGAAAAATCAAACCAGAGAACGGTGAGAAGCAGCCGGAGAATCCCGACAATCCTGGGCCCTTCTTCTCCCCCACCCCGGGCCCTTCTCCACAGGCTCCGGggcccctctcctgcctctccagaCCCTTCCCCAGGGGCTCCGGACCCCCTCTCACCCCTTCCCTGGGGGCCTTCCCCCTCCTGCTTCCCCGGGGTCCTTCCCCATGGCCTCCGGaccccttctcccccttccccgggcCCCTCTCCATGGGCTCCGGACCCTTCCCCCGCCTTTCCCAAGGcccttctctcccccccaccccttccccggggcccctctccccccctgcccggggcccCCTCTCTCCCGGCGacgcggcggcggagggggggtgaCAGTGACACCCACCCGGTAGCCCCCACCTTGGGGCGCAGCAGCACCTCCAGCGCCGCCCGGTCGGGCAGCTCCTTACTGCCCTTCACCTCCGCCGGCCCGTAGAGCCCGGCCAGCACCGAGGTGTCGCCTGGGGACGGAGGGGAGAGGCCGGTTACCGACGGGAGAGGGGGAAGGGTTGAGCGGGGGGAAGGCCGCGGGGaaggcccgggggggggggggggaaggccgCGGGGAAGGCCCAAGGGGGGAAGGCCCGGAGGGGGAAGGCCGCGGGGAGGCCCAGCGCACCCTGCAGGAAGGCGGCCGAGCCGTCGGGTCGcgaccagcagcccctgctcgCAGGAGAAGGGGCCGCAAGCAgcacccgccgccccgccgcca from Rissa tridactyla isolate bRisTri1 unplaced genomic scaffold, bRisTri1.patW.cur.20221130 scaffold_553, whole genome shotgun sequence encodes:
- the EXOSC5 gene encoding LOW QUALITY PROTEIN: exosome complex component RRP46 (The sequence of the model RefSeq protein was modified relative to this genomic sequence to represent the inferred CDS: deleted 4 bases in 3 codons): DGGGAAGAACGPFSCEQGLLSRPDGSAAFLQGDTSVLAGLYGPAEVKGSKELPDRAALEVLLRPKVGAPGVLERSREQQLRGSCEGCCWGCCTPRTAVTLVLQVLSDAGSLLSCCLNAACLGLLDAGLPLSSLFCGVTCALRPDGAIVLDPTTRQEQEARAVLTFAIASVERKVLMATTKGSCSVEEMQQCLAAAQRAADTIFQFYRDSVRRKYSKS